A region of the bacterium genome:
AGGAACCATTTGCTTACAAAACCGTTAAAAAGCGGGAGCCCGATAATTGACGCGGCGGCAAAAGTAAACATTAAAGTTGTCTTCGGCATTATTTTCCCTATACCTTTTAAATCATTCAGCTGCCGTTTTCCTGTTTGATATATATAAGCTCCCGCGCAGAAGAACAAGCACCCTTTAATCAACGCGTGGTTAAAAATATGCAGTAATGCCCCTTCCAGGCCACTTTTTGTCAGAAGTGTCAGCCCCATAATAACATAACCGATTTGCGATATGCTGGAATAAGCAAGCATTTTTTTTATCTCTTTCTGGGTAATCGCGGCCGCTGAACCGTAAAAAATACCCGCGAGCCCCAGGATCAAAACACAATTTATCATAAACACATGATCCCGAGACAAAAATTCAGTGCCGAAAATATTATATATTGTCCTGAAAATCCCATAAGCACCCGCTTTAATCATAACCCCGGAAAGAAGCGCCGATGCCGGGCTCGGCGCAATCGGATGCGCGCTCGGGAGCCATATATGAACAGGCCATAAACCCGCTTTTACTCCAAACCCGATAATATATGCCCAAAAAATAAATACTATAAGAGGCGAAGACTGCAGTTCTGTTATGCCTAACCTGTTTAAATCTCCGTGCCCGGCAACAGAATATGTTGAAATGATGGCAAAGAGCAGGAGCAGCCCGCCAAAAATTCCCATAAAAAGATATTTCAAGCCGGTCCGGATCGCCTCCTCGCTTTGTTCATGGAACACAAGAACAGACGAGGCTACTGTAAGCAATTCAAAAAATAAATATAAACTGAATAAATTCCCGGTAAAAACAACCCCGAGCATCCCCGCGAAAGAAAGTGACGAAAATATATTAAACCTTCTCTCTTCATGCTCCTTTTTCATATACTCAATGGAATAAATAGAAGCCAACACCCATAAAAAAGACGCGATAAACGCAAAATAAAAACCGATTAGGTCCGCTTTAAAATGAAGCGGAGGCCCAAGCCCCGTATCAAATAAAATTTCTAAAATTTTCCCGTCAATAACAACAGAAGGAAACATTCCTATTATGCATAAAAAGCTTGTGATATGCGCTATGCATGCGACCAAATAATGTTTTTTGTTTTCAACAATAGGCCTGATTAAAATAGACAATATCGGGACAACAATTGCAATTACCGGTAAATAATTAAGTGATAGAGACATAAAATGCCCCCTTCCTTTCTTAAAAAGCTTTGGACAGCAGTTCTGCCACCGTAGCTTTTGATAATTCAACAGGAACCGAACCAAATAATCCAAAAGTCAAAGATAACAATGTAACAACACCAATCGGGACCAACATATTAACGGGTGCTTCCCATTTTTGTTTATCCACTTTGTATTTCTTGGGGTCATATTCTATTTCTTTGCCAAAAAACGCCCAGAGTATGGGAGGCAGAAAATATCCCAGTTCAATTATACTGCTTATCATATAAACAATTGCAAGTATAGGCTGTCCTAATTTCAAATAACCTTCAACCATATTCCATTTACTTATCCAGCCGGCAATCGGCGGCAGACCGATTATACCTATAGAGCCGATAGTAAAACCAAGACAGGTAATCGGCATTTTTTTAGCTAAACCAGACATGTCTTTTAGATCAATTTTCCCTGTTTGTTTAATTATTGTCCCCGCTGAATAAAATAAAGTGATTTTCATGACCGAATGATAAAAAATATGCAAAAGCGCGCCCATAAAAGCATACGGGTGAACCGACGCGGCGCCGAGAATAACATAGCTCAGCTGATTCGTGGTAGAATATGCAAGCATTCTTTTTATCTGTTTCTGTCTTAACGCGATTAGTGCCGCACTTATAATCGTCATCGCGGCAAAAAGGGCCAGAATAGTATCCATCTGGAGGGCCTGGAATAACTGGGGCCCAAAAATATTATAAATAACCCTTATTATTCCGTAAATACCCATATTTACCACCGCCACAGCATGGAGGAGAGCGCTGATCGGCGTTGGCGCCACCATTGCCCGCGGGAGCCACGCATGCAGGGGCATAATAGCGCCTTTTACGCCAAAGCCGGCCATAAAAAGGAAAAACATAAGATATAAAACCCATTTTGGCGCCAAAGCTAAACCGGGAATCCCAAAATTAGTAAAAGTCAGGTTCCCGTCCGCATAATAATAAAGCAAAAGCATTCCGGCAAAAATAAGGGCGCCGCCCCCCAAAAGATAGGCCCCGTACATTACACCGGACCGCCATGCCTCATCGGTCTCCTCATGTATTACAAGGGGATAAACCGTGCAGGTCAGAAGTTCATAAAAAACGAATAACGTTAATAAATTGGCTGAAGTAACAATACCCACGGCAACACCTAAACAGGATGTCAGCGCGGTATAATACCGTGTCTGGCAGTGTTCATCCGCCATATACCCGTAAGAATACGAAACAGTAAATATCCATAAAAACGTAACAATGATAAGCA
Encoded here:
- a CDS encoding proton-conducting transporter membrane subunit yields the protein MEKNNLMIPVFIIFPVICTGLVVFFGEKNKLLRNFFTMLPAVVLFILIARLVPQVLDGKRFFFEFLNRPPFIIQFRIDCFALLMLIIVTFLWIFTVSYSYGYMADEHCQTRYYTALTSCLGVAVGIVTSANLLTLFVFYELLTCTVYPLVIHEETDEAWRSGVMYGAYLLGGGALIFAGMLLLYYYADGNLTFTNFGIPGLALAPKWVLYLMFFLFMAGFGVKGAIMPLHAWLPRAMVAPTPISALLHAVAVVNMGIYGIIRVIYNIFGPQLFQALQMDTILALFAAMTIISAALIALRQKQIKRMLAYSTTNQLSYVILGAASVHPYAFMGALLHIFYHSVMKITLFYSAGTIIKQTGKIDLKDMSGLAKKMPITCLGFTIGSIGIIGLPPIAGWISKWNMVEGYLKLGQPILAIVYMISSIIELGYFLPPILWAFFGKEIEYDPKKYKVDKQKWEAPVNMLVPIGVVTLLSLTFGLFGSVPVELSKATVAELLSKAF
- a CDS encoding proton-conducting transporter membrane subunit, which encodes MSLSLNYLPVIAIVVPILSILIRPIVENKKHYLVACIAHITSFLCIIGMFPSVVIDGKILEILFDTGLGPPLHFKADLIGFYFAFIASFLWVLASIYSIEYMKKEHEERRFNIFSSLSFAGMLGVVFTGNLFSLYLFFELLTVASSVLVFHEQSEEAIRTGLKYLFMGIFGGLLLLFAIISTYSVAGHGDLNRLGITELQSSPLIVFIFWAYIIGFGVKAGLWPVHIWLPSAHPIAPSPASALLSGVMIKAGAYGIFRTIYNIFGTEFLSRDHVFMINCVLILGLAGIFYGSAAAITQKEIKKMLAYSSISQIGYVIMGLTLLTKSGLEGALLHIFNHALIKGCLFFCAGAYIYQTGKRQLNDLKGIGKIMPKTTLMFTFAAASIIGLPLFNGFVSKWFLALGALDASKMGVYGSSTGIISLSVLLLSSLMNLVYYSPIVIGAWFGETADTSVKKDPNLIMLVPMFILGGLILFFGVAPSIAVHICQNIAKGFFPL